The Candidatus Hydrogenedentota bacterium genome segment TGCATCTTCTTGATGAATCCGTGGAGCAATATGATTTCACCGCCGTGAATGCCGAAGATGATCCGGGCGATTCGCTTGTCGGAAATGTTACTGCGCACTTCCCAGAGTCCATTGCCGAGGGAACGGCACACGGGCAGGCCAACCGGCCAGCCGAATTCCACTATCTGGATATCCGTTCCGATGATACGGCAGTCGTCGCGACTGAGGCGTTTGAGCCAACGGCGCACCGGCTCATCGCCAGTTGCCGTTGCATAGAAGCGCGCCACAACTTTCTTCGCGGATGCCATGGCTTAATTTTGCACCAAATTTGGTGCATTGTCCAGTGCTCGAATGGCCCCATCTATGACGTTTCCGAACAAGTGAGTATTCCGACGATTCCGCCCACCTAATCCGAAGGAAGGCGGCCATTCATCGGAGCGTAGCGACGCGGGTGGTTCAACTGTTTGGTTTCTTGTATCGTATCACCCGGCGGGAGTCAATGGCTTCTTCTTGCGCATGGATTCTCCCTTGAGGGTGATGGTGTAGGCGCCGTC includes the following:
- a CDS encoding type II toxin-antitoxin system RelE/ParE family toxin, which encodes MASAKKVVARFYATATGDEPVRRWLKRLSRDDCRIIGTDIQIVEFGWPVGLPVCRSLGNGLWEVRSNISDKRIARIIFGIHGGEIILLHGFIKKMQKTPGKDLNLAAQRFATLRRRPGE